The Polyangium mundeleinium genome contains the following window.
GGGAGCGTGATGAAGGTCGGACGATGAGCCGCGTTTTCAAGGGTCGCGGCCATAACGCTTGACACGCGACGGCCCTTGTGGCAGCGGGCGAGCGCGCGAAAGCGTCTGTGCCGGCCCCGGAAGGGCCCGGCGGGAAGGTATGTCGTCGTGCTCGGTCGCCGGGAAACGTGGTTGCGTGCGTGGGGGATGTCCGCGGCGCTGCTCGTGGGGATGGTCGTCTCGCCAGGCGAGGCGGAGGCGGGGGGCGCGCCGCGCTGCTCGGCGTGGCGCACGGCCGGCAAAGGCTACGAAAAGCTCGAATTGCGGACGTGCGCGCCCGCCGAGGGCGACGAGGACACGAGCGACGACGACGAGGACGCGGCGCCCGCCGTGGAGATCAAGAGCGGCTACGAGGACGCGCTGAAGGTGCGCGTCGAGCTCGTGACCAAGGGCGGCACGGTCGAGCAGCTCGACGCGAAGCTGAAGAACGGCGAGAACGCGGCCGGGACGTGCAAGGCGTGCCGCGGCCACGACGACGTGAAGAGCTTCCGCGTCACGGCGCAGGACGGCGCCGCCGAGGGGGGCAAGGACGCCGCGCCGGAGCCCTTGCAAAAGGTGGCGGGCACGAACCACATGGAGGTGCTGGCCCGCGATCTGCGCCTCACGGACACGAACGCGAAGAGGCTCGAGCGCATCGCGACCCGGTATCACAAGGCGACGAAGAAGCGGCTCGTGGTGACGGGCGGGACGCGCACGCCGCAAAGGCAGGCGCAGCTCATGTTCGACAAGCTGAAGCGCGGCGACGACGTGGTGGCGCTCTACGAGAACAAGGCCGCGGCGACCGAGCTGCGCAACGCTTATCGCGACGCCGTCGCCCGCGGGGAGAAACGAAAAGGGACGATCCGCGCGATGCGTGAGGTGATCGACGCGCAGATCGGGCGCGGGACGTACGTGTCGAAGCACCTGAAATCGGGCGCGGTCGACGTACGGTCGTGGAACATGGACGGCGCGCTGGAGAAGGCGCTGCGCGAGGCCGTGAAGCAGGAGCCCGGCGTGACGCTCATGGACGAGCGGGATGGGCCGGAGCCGCATTTTCACATGAATTTGCTCTGATCGACGCGGTGAGGGCGCTCGCGCCCTTGCCCCTCGCGCGCAGAGCCCCCACGAGGTGGGACGTGACGCTCACGAAAGGCACGCTCACGAAGCTTGGATTGCTATCGAGCCTCTACCTCTCCCAGGGGCTCCCTTTCGGCTTTTTCACGCAAGCGCTGCCCGTGCTGCTCCAGCGAATGGGGTTGTCGCTCCCGGCCATTGGCCTGAGCCACCTGCTCGCGCTCCCGTGGATGCTGAAGTTCCTCTGGTCGCCCCTCATGGACCGGCGCGGCCCGGGGAGGCTCGGGCGGCGGCGCGGCGTGATCCTGCCGATCCAGATCCTCTCGGCGCTCTTGCTCCTCGCGCTCGCCGTGCCGGCGGGCGGCCCGACGATCCCCTGGCTCTGCGCGGCCGTGCTTTGCATCAACCTGCTCGCCGCCACGCAGGACGTGGCGACCGACGGCCTCGCGGTGGACCTCCTCTCGGCAGACGAGCTCGGCTGGGGCAATGGCGTGCAGGTGGCCGCCTATCGCGTGGGGATGATCCTGGGCGGGAGCTTCTTGCTCCTCGTCTTCGACGCGTCGGGCTTCCGGATCACGCTCACGAGCCTCGGCGTGATGCTCCTCGTCGCCACGCTGCCCATCGCGGTCTTTCGCGAGCCGCCCGCCGCGTCGCCGCCGCCCCGCGAGAGCCCGAGTTTGTCCTACTGGTTCAAACGCCCGGGCGCGTTCTCGTGGCTCGGGTTGCTCTTCGTCTACAAGGCGGGGGAGCATTTCGCCTCGGGCATGCTCAAGCCCTTTTTCGTGGACCCGCGCGGCGCCGGGCTCGGGATGCGGGAGGTCGGCTGGATGATCGGCGGCGTGGGGTTCGCCGCGGGCCTCGTCGGAGCGATGCTCGGGGGCGGGCTCGTGCGCAGGCTCGGATACCGGCGCGCGCTGCTCGGATTCGGGGCCTTGCAGGCGCTCGGCGTGCTGCTCTACGCGCTCGTCGCGTGGCGGCCCGTCTCCATTTCGACGCTGGCCGTGGTGTGCGGGCTCGAGCACCTGACGAGCGGAATGGCGACGGCGTCGCTCTTCACGGCGATGATGGAGGCGTGCCGGCCGGAGCACGCGGCGGCCGATTACACGGTGCAGGCCTCGGTCGTGGTCGCGGCGACGGGCGTGGCGGCGGCGGCGAGCGGGTTCTCCGCGGGGGCGCTGGGGTACGCGGCGCATTTTGCGCTGGCGGCGGGGCTCGCGGCGCTCGCGCTGGTGTTCGTCGGTGCGGTGTTTCGGACCCTGGAGCCGGCGCGCGCGCGGGCGTGATCCAAGCCCGTCGCGCTGAGGTCCGGGCTCAATCGAAGCGCCGCTGCTGGCCGCAGCACGCGACAGCCCCCGACGCGCGCAGGATGCACGTCGTCCCCACCTGCGTGGACACCATGACGGCATCGGAAACCCCGACCGCGGTGACGGGCTGCGTGTGATCGTCCGTGGTGCCATCACAAAGCTCACCCCACGGATTCGACCCCCAGCATGCGACCTTCCCCTCGACCGTCACGGCGCACGTATGCGTCGGCGCCACGGAAACCTGGACGGCGCGCAGCCCTGCCACGGGCAGAGCCGTCCACCCGACACGTCCCCGCGCGGGCTCGAGCTCCCAGCACGCCACGGCGTTTTTCCGGTCAATGGCGCACGCACGCTCGATCGATGACGACAATGCGATCACGTCCTCGAGCCCCGCCACCTCGCCTCCAAGCACCTCCCTCCTCGACCGCAACCTCCAGCATCGAGCGTGCCCGTCCTGCCCCGCGGCACAGCCGACATACCCGAACGCGGGCGTCATCGCGCGAAACCCCGCGCCGAAAGGCAAGCCTTGTGTCTCCTCGAGGTCGCCCACCGTTTTGGAGCCCCAGCAGCGGGCCGTTCCATCGGCGAGCAGCCCGCAGATCCGCGCGCCATCCTCGATGTCCGGCGCCGGGGCAAGCAGGGTCACGGGGCCGTCTCCAAGGCGCTTTGCAACGCCCAGCGTGCCCGTCCACGAGGGGAAAGGCGCGCACGAGGCATGCCCATCCGTCGTGATGCCACATGCGTGCCATTCGTCCGCGAACGCCGCATCGAGGGGGCCTGGGAGCGAGATCGCTTCTGCGGGGGCATGGCGCGCGTATGCATTCCACTGAAAGACGCGACCGTCCTTGTCCACGGCCACGCCGACGACGCCACCTCCCCGATGGCCCAGCTCGATCCGGCGCACTGGAATCGACGCGAGCGCGTCGACGTCCTCGGGCTCCTCGACAGGCCGATACGCGAGCCGGGATGTTCCTTCGAAGAGCGCACGCAGGGATTCGGCCACGAGCTCATCCAGCCGCTCATCGACCCTCTGGAGCATTGCAATGGCACAGGCGATCAAGACGAGCCCGAGCGCCGGTCGCCGCCACGACCGCGATTCGGCCGGCTCCGCCATGCGTGCCGCTCGCGCGAGACGAACGACGGCGAGGACCCAACAGCTCCACGCGACAATCACCAGCACGCGCGGTGGCAGAAATTCGAACGAGTGCGGGTGACGGTCCGTGGGCCTGGGTCTCGCCGCTTGCGCCGCCATGGATACGAAGGCGGACGTATACTGAAGGGCCGAGGTCACCTGCGCTCCGAGCGATGCAAGGCCGAACGCGAGCCAGGCCAAGCGCCTGCGCCGAAAGCTCCAAAGTGCAAGCGCGCCCGTGAACAATAGGCCGAGCAGCGCGACGGCGAGCGGCAGGTAAAACAGAACGTTGTCGAGCATCGGACGCCTATTGACCCGGAAAGGACCCGCCATCGAGGGGGGCAGCGCCATCCTTCATGATCCGCCCCCTCCAGGCCACCGTCGCATGCGGCGTGATTTCCGTCGCCCAAGGATTTGCGACGAGGTCGTTCCATCCCGACAGCGTTTCGTAAGGCCTCACGACGTTTCCGAATTTATGATTACCATAATGTGTTTCGCGTGCTCCTGGATAACACGAACTCCCGTGGGCCCCCTTCTTGCCTTGTAACCCGCAGTAGAGAATGGTCTTGTATCCGACCACGAAGACCTCTTTCGACGCCCACCGAGCGGAGATGGCCTTCAAGAACTCTTCGCCCGGCTTGTCGGCGGCGGTCCTGCAACACATGAAGAACACCGTCGCGCGGAACGCAAGCACTCTCAGGATCTGATCGAGCGGCACCGCATACTTCGCGAGCGTTCCCGCATTCAGCATCTCCGGGTCGGTCGCTACGGCAAGTTTGAGATCCCACCCTGTCGTATTGTCGATGTCGACGCCGCCCGGCGCGCCGTGCGCGAGGATCGCGAGGCGCGTGATCTGGTTTTCCTCGATCGGGCCGCAAGCGAACAGCGAATTCTTGCATACGAAGCTAGGAAGCTCGAATTGCTCACCTCCGAGCTTGTTCCCGAGGTCGGCGAAGTTCGCGAATTCGAACCCGACGAGCCAATTGTCTTGACCGAACGGCTTGTCGCCGCCGCCGCGGTCCGGGAGCCGCGCGTCATTGTCGTTGAAACGCAGCGGCGCCCCCTTGCCCGCTGCCCACACGTGGATCGGGTTCAGGTGCCGGCCGTTCACCAGATTGTGCGCGCTGTCCGAATCCCCGGGGGTCGCCGCGATCGGCTGGCTCACAAGATCTTCGCTACCCATCGTCCCACCTCCTCCTTCAACTCCCATTGGATCCATGTCTCCGCCTTCTGCGAGCCCACGACGATGAGCGGAGGATCGGAAATGCTCGGGTCGAGCATGGCGAGGGACCGTACCAAGCGCCCAGGCAGCGTGGCAAGCCCGGTCGGTTCGGGCGCGGCAAGGGTACACCCGTCGACGCGCTCCAAACGTTGGGGCGCCGGGACGGCTCGAGCGGTTCACGCGCTCCAACGTTTCAGGCGGCGGGAGAGGTGGAGCGGTTCACGCGCTCCAACGTTTCGGGCGGTGGGAGAGGTGGAGCGGTTCACGCGCTCCAACGTTTCGGGGCGACGGAATGGCCCGCCCCTTCGCGCGTCTCGAACCGAGGACGTCGAGCGAGGTCAGCTCAGAACTGCGGGTGCTTTTCGAGAAGCGAGACGATCTCGGCGATGACCGGATCGGCGAGCTCCGGGTCATACGCGAGGGCCGCGTCGTGCGCCGCGGTGAGGGTCTTCTTGCTCGGCCGCTTCAAGGCCTCTGCGTACATGACGATCACCTTGCCCTTCGGCAGCCCCTTCTTTTGCGCGGCGAGCAGCTCGCCGATCGTCGTCGTGACCTCCGTCGTTTGCTTGGTGTACGTGATGGGCGTGGTCCAGACGGCGCGAATCGTGACCAGGTCGCTGGGGTTGATGACCGACGCGTCGCAGGCTTCGAGGACCTGGCTGAAGATCAACGCGTCGTTGGGCGCGAGGTGCTGCGGCTCCACCTCCGGCTTTTCCGTCGCGTATTCCTCGCCGTAGAACTTGTGGATATTGAAGTACCAGGGGAGCTTGAACTCGACACTCACGCTCCGGGCCGCGATGTCCATGGTCTCGTCGAAGCGCTTGGCGAACATGTTCGCGGCCTCCTCGGCGGAATCGAGGTACACGTACGCGCCCCGGCCCTTGTCGGTCAGCGGATCCATGACCGCGTCGTTGTGCGTGAGCGCCGGGCCCGTGGCGACGCCGAGGAGGTAGATGCCCTCCTTGTCGGCATCCGCGGCCGCCATCGCAATACGAACTCCATCCGTGACGCCAACGTTCGCGCCGCCGTCGCTGATCAGGACCACGCGATTCAATCGCCCCGGCGCATAATGCTTCTGGGCGAGGTCATAGCCTGCATTCAGGCCACTCGCGAGATCCGTCCCGCCGCTCGCCGTGAGGGCATTGACGACGGAGAGGATCGCGACATCGTTCGGGCCCGTAACCACGTGATCGGCGAGCAGGACGTTGTTCGCTGCGCCCCACGTGACGATTCCCACGAGGTCGCCGGCCGCGAGCTGCGACGCAATGGCCAGAACGGCGGCCTTCGCCCGCGTGAGGCCCGGGCCCTGCATGGAGCCCGAGGTGTCGACGAGGAAGGTGATGTTCATCGGCTTTCGCGGCTGGATCGCATTGAAGGAGCGCAGGGCGACCTGGAAATAGAGCTGCGCAGGGGCATCCGCGACGGCTTCGAGCTCGGGGAAGAGGGAGAGCTGGCCTGGTGGGGCCGCGGGATACTGGATCTGGTAGTAGTTCAGGAATTCGTGCGTTCGGATCTCGCTCGGGAAAGGCTCCATGCCGAGCCGGAGCAGGTCGCGGACGTGGACCGGCGACGCCATGGAGTTCGAG
Protein-coding sequences here:
- a CDS encoding MFS transporter, whose product is MTLTKGTLTKLGLLSSLYLSQGLPFGFFTQALPVLLQRMGLSLPAIGLSHLLALPWMLKFLWSPLMDRRGPGRLGRRRGVILPIQILSALLLLALAVPAGGPTIPWLCAAVLCINLLAATQDVATDGLAVDLLSADELGWGNGVQVAAYRVGMILGGSFLLLVFDASGFRITLTSLGVMLLVATLPIAVFREPPAASPPPRESPSLSYWFKRPGAFSWLGLLFVYKAGEHFASGMLKPFFVDPRGAGLGMREVGWMIGGVGFAAGLVGAMLGGGLVRRLGYRRALLGFGALQALGVLLYALVAWRPVSISTLAVVCGLEHLTSGMATASLFTAMMEACRPEHAAADYTVQASVVVAATGVAAAASGFSAGALGYAAHFALAAGLAALALVFVGAVFRTLEPARARA
- a CDS encoding RCC1 domain-containing protein; its protein translation is MLDNVLFYLPLAVALLGLLFTGALALWSFRRRRLAWLAFGLASLGAQVTSALQYTSAFVSMAAQAARPRPTDRHPHSFEFLPPRVLVIVAWSCWVLAVVRLARAARMAEPAESRSWRRPALGLVLIACAIAMLQRVDERLDELVAESLRALFEGTSRLAYRPVEEPEDVDALASIPVRRIELGHRGGGVVGVAVDKDGRVFQWNAYARHAPAEAISLPGPLDAAFADEWHACGITTDGHASCAPFPSWTGTLGVAKRLGDGPVTLLAPAPDIEDGARICGLLADGTARCWGSKTVGDLEETQGLPFGAGFRAMTPAFGYVGCAAGQDGHARCWRLRSRREVLGGEVAGLEDVIALSSSIERACAIDRKNAVACWELEPARGRVGWTALPVAGLRAVQVSVAPTHTCAVTVEGKVACWGSNPWGELCDGTTDDHTQPVTAVGVSDAVMVSTQVGTTCILRASGAVACCGQQRRFD
- a CDS encoding vWA domain-containing protein, which translates into the protein MKRSSSLSFVFSALCAAWIGGLGLAACAADETGEPFVSPGTGASGGSGGAGGEPGGSSTGGTTGGGNQPPPHPDDTLVAVFDGPATPPVGCMGIDPSEPATFFVSADDSNSMASPVHVRDLLRLGMEPFPSEIRTHEFLNYYQIQYPAAPPGQLSLFPELEAVADAPAQLYFQVALRSFNAIQPRKPMNITFLVDTSGSMQGPGLTRAKAAVLAIASQLAAGDLVGIVTWGAANNVLLADHVVTGPNDVAILSVVNALTASGGTDLASGLNAGYDLAQKHYAPGRLNRVVLISDGGANVGVTDGVRIAMAAADADKEGIYLLGVATGPALTHNDAVMDPLTDKGRGAYVYLDSAEEAANMFAKRFDETMDIAARSVSVEFKLPWYFNIHKFYGEEYATEKPEVEPQHLAPNDALIFSQVLEACDASVINPSDLVTIRAVWTTPITYTKQTTEVTTTIGELLAAQKKGLPKGKVIVMYAEALKRPSKKTLTAAHDAALAYDPELADPVIAEIVSLLEKHPQF